The sequence ccctgtgaggtagggaagtattatccccattttacagatgtcaAGATAAGTGAGTTTTCTCCTATGATCCTGggcaaatctgtggcagagcaggaaattgaacccaggtctcctcagtAGTGCTTTGGACCATCCTTTTCTGAAGCACAGGCCCTTCCACCACCTGGCCCCATGCACCCATGTGAAAGGGCCACCAACCCATTCTAAACATCAAGTCCTGTTTTGAAGGGAGTCGAACCCTGTGGGTGGGTTTCACATGGAAAGAAACGATCTCCCGCTGCAAAGAATGGCATCCCCGTGGGACGTCTGCTCCCTCTaggcccagcccagccacatAGGCCACATAGGCTGACCTGCTACCCCCCAACTCACTTTCAATGGAATTGTCGTTTAGGTAGAGGTGCTCCAGTTTGGGGTTGATGAAGGGCATGTTGGTGAGCTTATTGTGTGCCAGTTGCAGCACCAGCAGGTTGCTGAGGTTGAAGGAGTTCTTGGGCAGCCCTTTGTCAGAAATCTGATTGTAGTTGAGCCTGAGGAAGGCCAGATTGGGAAATTCTTTGAAGTAATCATCGGGGATGTCCTCAATGTTGTTCCTGTCTAGGAAGAGCTGGTGGACAGCACTGGGCAGCCCGGGAGGCAACTTCCGCAGGATGTTGTGGGCTAGGTTGAGCTGCATGAGGTTCTTGAGCCCCCGGAATGTGTTTTTGTTGAAGACTCCGTCACTCAGCTTGTTGTGGTGCAGGTCCAGGAGGACCAGGTGCTCCAGCTTGTTGAAAACCCCAGAGGGGATCTTGGAGATCTGATTCCTGCTCAGACGCAGCTGCTCCAGGTTAGCTGGCAGGAAGGATGGCACCTCTTTGAGCTGGTTCTTCTCCATGTACAGAAAGACGAGGCTCTCCATCTGCTCCATCACCCGCCGGTCCAACTTCTTGATGCGGTTGTTGTCCAGGTTGACCCACCTCAGCCCCGTGGCATTCTTGAAGGACTCCTCCGGGAGGCTGTCAATGAAGTTGTTCTGGAGATAGAGGTAGTGGATCCTGGGAGGGATGAGGGGCACCTTCCTCAGGTTGCGGCTGTCACAGTAGAGGGCTGAGGGGAAGTCTGGAGGACAAAAGCATTCTCTGGGGCAATCCGGGAAGACGGAGGGGGGGCCCGGTGGCAGGGGCGGAGGCAGCTCTGTTGGCTCTACTGGCTCGGGAGTCGGTCGAGCGGGCTTCAGCCCAGGCTTCCGCCCGGGCTTCCGCCTCTGCCCGTTCACTTCAGAGATCAACACAAGGATGAGGAGGAGAAGCAATCTGAATGCTGCCTTCATGGTCCAGCGATTCACCTGCAGGGGGCACAACGGGGTTTGTTAAAAAGAGGCTTGTCTAGATACTATGTATCCCCCATCACAACTGTATCCGCCCCCACGAACACTAATTAATTAGTTTACCCTCACCATACCTCACCAGGCGGGGACAAGTAATTATCCCCCATTTCCAGATGGGGAACGGCGGAATGGCTGATCAaggggcttgcccaaggtcacacaggaagtcatagggtcacagactttaaggccagaaggggtcaCCAGAtagtctaatctgacctcctgtatatcccAGGCCACCAGCACCAGCTGCACACGAACCTAACAATCAAAATGAGAGCCAAGGAGCCCCCAGGAGACTAGACCATTATGTGCTGCAGGCCGAGAACCAGTAGGACCAAGGCTCACCAGTGCCCACcaccctgcaatggcagggaaatgaaaaGTTTGTGAGAGACCTGGcaattgaacctagatctccgGAGTCCCAGACCAATGATTCAGCAACAAGACCATCCTCCCTTCCTCCTTACGCAAGGTCTGCTATCATGCTGGTTAGCCAATTAGTGGAGCAGCTCTGATTTCATACTTCATTATATAAGGGCTCCTTCCTCCTGCTCAGACACATCTATTGGAGGGTGTATTAACACACAAcggttgtgtgtgtatggtggagggagtggggtgaggaggaggtGAAAAGAAAGGGTGAACTAATGCAGAGatgcacacacacaatatattatatatatataaaacataaaATGAGATGGGCTTGAACAGATTTCCCCGGGGCAGTACagctaatctctctctctccagtctgtTCCAGCGAGATGCTCCTGGATTACCCAGCCCCATATTACAGACCCAAAAGGTTCGGTGAAGACAAGTGTGTGAATTTGGGGGGGTTACCTGAGCTGGTCCCAAGCAGCAAGCCCCCTGCGGCTCACACGTCACCATCCATCACCCCGCGTTGCCTAAATCGCTGCACACTGTCACGAACTCTCACGAGGATGATGCCTCTGAAAGGCAACCCGCCAAGTGGCTTTTCATTGCTTTGCATAGCAGCAGGTTTTCAGGCTGGGGCGGCAGAGCAGTTCAGCTAACCCCCCCTGCAAAATGCCCCCCTAGATCTATGGACAAGCAGGCTGTTACtccctggatcaggcccttcatgcTTGTGCACAGAACCTGTGGAGCAATGAGAATCACGCTTTGTGCCGTTGGCTCTGTAGCCCGTTAATCTGTTCCGCTCACTGGGGCCCATTTCACACAATAGCTTTTTGCTTGGATGTATTTCCCTGGGGTTTACTCCTTGAAGCAGTAATGTGACAGGAGACACAGAAGGGGGAAggcacagctcacttcattctcTGTGTTCACTTTTATGaacattggggggaggggagggaatgtgGCTTCAGAGCACTATTCTCATCCATGCCACCGGGTCACAGATTCGGTTTCGTTTTGGAACAGAAGCTCCAGGAGAACGAGATGGAGTCCCACATCGCTCAGACAGGATGCACAGAGATGGACCCGAACGATGGAGAAGTTTGCATTTGGCTCCAATATGATTTTACATGGCAGGGCACCCAGAGATCAAGAAAAGGCACTGTTGGGTTCAGTGCTGAACTCTTCTGtgagccctccccgccccccaatcacTGTAGTACTGTAGCAGAGATGCGTTATGGTAGCGTTGGCTGGCCGAGCAGGTCTGAAGGTGACCCACAAAATATGtggggccagagtctcagctggtaATTCAAAGTTGcacctgggctggctgcagcGCAGATAAACCATTTCACACCAGCCATTTTATATTCCAGGAGTGATTTTCACCTCTGTCTCTTTACAGATTAttcttccccccactctcccccagcAAATCACTTTGCTCCAGAGAGTATTCTGATTGAGCTGGGTCAGTGTTAACCATTGTTTCACTCTGCTTGGCTCTTATAAAGAGCCAGCAGAGAAGAGAAAGTCCACTGGGGTGCCGTTCAGGCAAAGCATTGCCCTCAGAGTCACTGGGATTTAAAACAGGCAAGGGTGCGTGGCTCAGATTTTTTAAGGTATTCAGAGGTAGCTGTGCTCAGGACACCCCATCAATGGGCctcagtgcctaaatcccttttgcaAATAAGATTTAGATTCTTCACTCAGTTATGTGTTGCAACACTgacacagcaatgcctaaatgcctttaaaaatctgggcctaagtgctttgctgaattgcatCCAAAGGAGAGAAGTAAAGGCAGGGGGTCGATCTGCTAACATGCTTAACAGGCAAAGGGACATACAAAGATAGGAACTGCCATGCTGGATGTTCCTTCTAGTCAGGCTTCTTGTCTCCAATAGTGGCCATCGTCAGTTGTATCTTTGGAAAGTGTGTAACCCTCCTAATgcacaattatggaataacccaCCCAAAGGGAAAGTTTATCCCCAAACCTGGGCGGTTTAATGCTTGGCTTGTTCCCTGAAGCACGAGGCTAATCGCTTCTAGCGGGATCATCTGTGGCTTTGATCATTAGATCTACGTCTGACAAAGGATGTTCTATGCCACGAGGCCCATCATAAACCAACTTCTAGTGCACAGGGCTCACTAAGAACTGGCGTGTTGAAATGGGTTTGCAATCATTGAATGTATTAAATATCCAGAGAGGAGGAAGCTAGGTAGAGGTCTCGAAGCAGCAAGCAGTACAGTGTAAGCTATTTGGCAAAGGATAATGTAGCGCACAGAAGAAGAGAGGAAGGGAAAAGTATACCCAGTGGCTAGGATGTGAATGACAGATAGCAAGGAGGAGTGATATTTTCTTGGCTTCCCTGGGCCTCCTACCACAAAAAATCCATGCCAGCTTTGAACAATAATTTCACTTCAGTTTCTAAAGATATTTTAACTGCAGTGCCACCAAGTGACAGTACTGAATCCTGCACCATAGATTATATGAATCATAAAGACGCATGGTCATGTGATCATTAACTTATGAGGCTACGCTTCCGTCAACGAACCGTGACAGAAcattataagtttcagagtagcagccgtgttagtctgtattcacaaaaagaaaaggaggacttgtggcaccttagagactaaccaatttatttgagcataagttttcgtgagctacagctcactattaTAAGTGTCACCAAAGAGACTGACTGCATCTTCAGATGAAGCAACTGAAACATAGCAAGGTCAAGTGACtggccaaaggtcacacagcggGTCATTGGCAGAGCCAAGAAGAGGACCCCGGAGGTCCCTAATCCCCACGGTTGCACTAGGTCCATCGGACCACATAGTCTTTCTCCACCATGTCCCATCTTTTACAACTAGCGTTAGCCCAGTGTGGTATCGTTAAGGTGATGTACAGAAGGGCTGAAGAGGCCCAGCGATTATGGCTGACAAGTATCAACCTGTGAATAATGGTTTTGCACAGAGACATAATTGACAATGAAGACAAAGACAacgtaggaattgccatactggatcagaccaggggtccatctagctcagtagcAATGAGCAGCCAGTATCAGCCACTTCAGAGGGAGAATCCCAGGACGGGAAAGAAAGAGGAGCAGGGACAAACTGATCAAATTCTCTCCCAGGCTGCCAATGGCAAAGGAAGGAGGTAGCAGGACATAGGGAAGATCATGTGCATGAAACCAAGCAGAACAGCCTTCCTGAGCCCCTGTcagtgggcagggctggaggatGTGCAGCTGCGTGGAGTGGAGACCAGAGGGAGAATGGAAAGGAGATCCATTGTGCCACTCCTGCTtacctgccccctcacagcccagctgtCTGTAAGCCAGACGAGGCAGCAACTTGGCCAAGCTACTGTCAATTGTCTGGCGTGCGaccagagggagaagaggagggcttcagagagggctgaaggcagaaCCCCTTGTGTAAAGAACGAATAAAGCAAGATGTGTGCTCCCCATCCTGCTCAGCACTTTATCTTGTGCATTCAGATGTGCGGCGCTCCCCGCCCGCGCCAGGGTCCCACCTCACTTGTTAACCCCAGCTGCAGTGGGGCTGCCTGGCAGCCCTGGGCAGGACTTCAGGGGAGCCCTGCAAAGACAACGCTCAGAGCCTGGGTGCCGGGGGACGTGtgcactgtgacaaagttccgcctctgcctcagtgggtcctgcgcttactggcggatttgctcgcctcagaaattcacggcagccctcagtttggccactcttgctagtggctcaaacctgccatcccctcagctaacctcatcactggccagcataggGGGaacggagaacaatccccgcagtctctgtgtcccacctagtgggtcgggacaGGGCAGATCCTtttccaatttagaccttcctttctggtgtttctcacagaccaggtcaactcctcctgtgtctgatcaagagctggggggatggaggggaacccgggcccaccctctacaccgggttccagcccagggccctgtggatagcagctgtccacaGTGTTCCCCGTATCAGCTGTGTGAcggctacaactccctgggctacttccccattgccttccccccagcaccttctttatcctcactgcaggatcttcctcctgaagcctgatcacgcttgaactcttcactcctccagcagcccGCCTTCTCACTTCCTGCTCCTGGCACATccccctactaactgatgggaggtcctttttaaaaccaggtgtcctgattagcctgcctgccataattgaatctagaaagttcttaattggctccaggtgtcttgattagcttgcctgtcttactTGGTGCTGGCAGGTTCCTGactgctctagggcagcccctgctttggtcactcagggaacagaaacctgttcatccagtggccaatatatttgcctttgACCAGACTCCTGCAGCCccctggtctgggtctgtcacagcaCACAGACTTCATTTGCCTCTCACAACGAGCCCCGCGTGGTCTGGTGCTTGCTCCATACCAACCGCACAGAGAGGGGCTGAGACAGGCCCGTCCCACTCCCATTCCGTCTGCAGCAGGGAAATGTCAACAGCATCAGGCGAACAAGCCGGCAGTGAGGGCTCACGTGGCTGCGAAGCGGAAAGGTTTGTCAGCGCTTGTCGAGAAATGGAAAATCCCACTGGGAAACAAGTCCTTCTGCCCCTTTTCTCTAGCAAGGAAATTGCTTCCCAAGCAGCCGTTAGCTTCTTCACCTCCGCCTGACGCCACCAGAGACAGCTCCTGCGACTGGCAAGATTGGCATTGCATCCTGGCCCAGGCTGAGCCGTCTGACTTAGAGACGTTGCAGCAAGAGCTGTGGGGAACCTCCCCCGTGCAGGCAGCCTCCACCAAGGGCTCCTGGCACATTGGACCCATGGACAACTTGGCTCCCTTTGAAATACCTCTGCCCAGCTGACAGGATGCATTCCTGGGCTTCTAAACAATTGACTCTCTCCATGAAGAGATTCTGGGCTTTCTCCACCCCCTCTTTTTCCTCATTGTTTCTCTTTGTCCCTCTTTAACCAGAGAACCCTTGCGGGCCTGCTGCTTTCAATCAAAGTTCTGGCAGCTCCAGGGTTTCAAGAAGCTGCTGGGTATTAGGTGCACCATTGTCTGGGGTCGGGCGAGAGGAAAACATTGAATGCCGCAGGGAACTGACAAATTCATCACAGGGATATTGTCTACATCTGACTACTTCTGGTTTCCCCTGACCCCCCAGTACACATGCTCGTTTTTTCAACCCCATCTCTCTTGTCGGAAGCTGTTTCCTGGGACTCCAATCCAAAATTCCGATCTggattttaaaaaccacaaaggCTGTAGGTGGGtggagtgggatggggaggagggttgGATTTGGGATTTTGGTTTAGCCCGTTATGGAGGGAGGCGCCAGTTGCAAAGCTGGGATGTGTATTTTCTCCTTGTGTCTCTTCACAGctgggattttggttcaggcccctCTCCAATTGTAATGCTTAACTATTGACATCATTCCATGGCAAACGATTGTGATGTTATGCAAGAGTTAATGATCCCAGGGCAGAAcccagcagagagagaggcaggcatgAGGTGTGGGACAGGGTTGTCACTCAAGTGAACATACCAGAGGTTGTTGAATAACACggaaagaagtttccaaataTTTCTGTGAACAAACCCAGTGTGTTCGCTCTGCTCCTATCACAGGGTCATGCCAGTTGCCGGGTATGAGGGAGTGTTGGTTTATTTCTGAAATTTTTTAGGAATCCACATTTCAATACAGACAGTTATTGGCCCAGAAAATCAGCACTGAAAGTAGCATCTTCATTATTTGCTCTATGTCACAGCTGAATAAAAATGTCAGCAAGCAGAAACAATGCTATCAACCTACTGGAACCAACACTCCACTGTTTATTGCGGGTAACTACTGTGCATCTATCCACTGTATGTATTTCAGATGACCATCACCATGCTATCTGAGCTGCTACCTGGTGCCTCAGGTGACCAATCCCACACCATGAAGAGTTAAACAACCCACAAGATGAAATTTGTCCCCATAAACTATTCCAAATATTAAATGCATTCATAGAAAACTGGGTCAATTTGCAAACAATTCACAGGCACAGGAAGGAGCTACACACACAATAAATGTTATGTGGAATGAATAATCCAGCCAGGTCTTAAAAATACCTTCCAAAAGGAAGGCATGTGACAGAAATTTGAGATATTTCAACAAATCTGAGGCCACTTCGAACTTTATAGTTCCCTCTAATATGTTTGGATGTTTAACTCAATTGTCTTTGGCCACGCTTGTGTCTTGGCTTTCCATCCACATTCATGTGATTGCAAGGAAGGAATTTCAAGTCACACGCACAAGTTTTCATGAAAACCAAATACTAGATTTGCACTCCCAACTGTTGGCACGCAAGTTCCTCCAGTCAGGGAGTAGTAACAATAGCAGGTGACCTTTCTGACCAATCACAAGTAGGCGAAACACCTcgctttctgaaaattttcatCAATCCCTGTCAAAAAAAGTCAACAGTGCATTGGTTGAATAACAAGTATATTCATGACACTTGCTAACTGCCTGTGGGAAAGGAGTTAAATTCATTGAATAAAGTAGTTCAAGTTGCCACTGAGCTGCATTTCATGGCCTTTTAGACTTTCCATGCAAAGAGTGGGGAAAGACAGCCCACAAACACCTGAGATGAAGCATTTGCTCCATGCAGAATAGGGTCTATGATACACAAATGAGCAGTTCTGATTCGGTCCAGTAGGGGGCAGTGATGTGCACAGCCAGCTTGTTACAAAACGTGGCGCCAGGgatcattttctgtttgtttcagcAAGAAAGTTTCCTTTTACTGCAGCTCCCTCCATTCACTGCTGCTCTGTTGAGATCCCAACTTCCTCCCCCTCCGTGTGCGCCTGAGGCCTGATGACCTCCTCCTTCCCATCCTACAGCTATTTAGCATTTGTGATGAACAGACTAGGACAGAGCATGTGCTTGTCCCTTTAAAACAGAGAGGGTGACCTAAAATAAGAACAGCAAGCTCTCTCATTAGCCATCCCTTTTGTCTATCAGTTACGGCCGCTAATCAGTCACCGGTTGGGTTGACCAAACAGGCCTCCCAGTCAGCTGGTTTGATAACCCTAAACAAAACAGGGGTTTCCTTTATTCAGCTGGGCTGGAGAGCTGAAGTGGCAGAATCGAGTATATATTAAACATGCATCCGGCATGCCTTTAAAGCAGTGATGGGATGAAGGAGAGCGTGGCAAGCGCTCTGACTCAGAGGTCCCCAAAGTACCTTTAAAAACAGAGACCCGATGCTAAGGACCAATTCTCCTCAGAGGTTTTGGAGTGAGAGTTTAAATGGCAGAGTACTCGTGCTGGGCTGGAGCCATCATACCACTGGCTAATCCAACCCCGGGGACTCAGCTGCAGTAGCCTTTTTCTGCAGGGAAGGTTTTATGTTCATGCATATGGATGGGGTGTGCCCTGTGTGGAAAGTAGCTAGGATCAGCTGGCTGGATAATTCCTGGGTTATTGTAACAGAAAATCCTTGCTTGTGCTCTTCAGCAGCACCAGTGTCGCTCTTCGATCCGTCCCTCTCTGCCCGTGTCTCCTTCTGCAAACAAACCGTAGCCCCCTGATTTGAGAAGCGGCCGTGTAAGCAGCAAGCATAGACTGTGTATTTCTGTGCATGCAAATGGGTGTTCAGATCCCCACTTAGATGCCACAGAAATTTCCCCCTCATCTTTCCCCATTTAGGTGCAGAGTTTACAGTGGGTGCCATATCCCCCACCCTGCTGTTGTCAGCAACCCCAGTATCTTCCTATCCTTCTGCCACCACTGCTAAGGAGCATATGTTGAGTGCTAAGGAAGCCCCCTTTGGCATCTGTGCTCCCAGCGCGTCAGGctcacccctcaccctttccTTTCACTCTGTCCCTCGGTCGCCCCTGGCCTCACACCAGAACCCCTCTGTCCAGCAGGCTAAATGGCTGGATCCTCTGTGCTGCAGACAGAGTGGAACTGGCAGAGCAGACACAAGGAGATCATGGGATCGGTGTTTCCAAAGCGAATACAGCGCAATGCCTGAGACGCCCTCTTTGTTACGCACTGTCGGTAATTCAGCTCCTCTGCTTTCTCTCGCTAAGGATTGGGAATTTGCCATCCAACGCCTGCCTTATCTGCTCCTCCagattcccctctctccccagggaGGAGAAAAGCCTCCCCATTGCGCTTAGATCTCTCTCCTGACACAATTGCTCCAGTAGGAAGGACAGTATGAACAACACGCCGCAAGGACCGTACTCCCGCGTAAGGGCCGGGGAAGCAGCTTCAGTGCAGTTGCGTGGCTAGGACAGGACAGTTGGGATATGGAGTGTCTGTGACTGACAGAGGCGATTAAAACAATGCCATCTTGGGTGGTTTGCCTCGCactgcagagcagggagcagaagCCAAACATCTGATAAGGGTGGACTGGGACCTCAGGTTCCTTGGGACACATTTACCCTACAATGGCTACAGCGACAACGCTGCTGCAGTATAGCCGTTTCCTACAGCAACGGAAACGTTTTCTCCATCCATGTAGCAAATTTGCCGCTACAGAGGAGTTAGGTCGAGCTAACTACAGGGTGCAAAATGGTTCACAGCCCCGAGCGACGTGGCTAATCTCATTTTTAGATGTAGACCAGGCTGAAGAAAACTGCTTCTCTGTCTCAGGCTACCACCCCTACACTGAGTCACAGCAAGGCAGAATCTTCCCCCCTCCACAccacacaaagacacacacatacCCCCTTTCCCCAGGCCACAGTTCTCAGTCCACACAGGGAGGATTCTGTACAACACAAGTCTCTGCTCATTGCTATACACAGAATCTCTTTCCTAGGGATTCAGTTAGGGTTACTCTCTTCACACTTCATTCTCTCTCCCACCTCGGCCAGAACAGGGACTAAGCACCTTGGTCCTCGTGTCTCCATATTGTCCCGGTGCAGTGTCAAATCTACGCATCAAGGAATGGGTTAAACTTCTCCGAATGCCCTGGAGTGGAACTCTCTCAGTTCTATACCATTGGGACAATCTGGGCAGGGGAGTCTGGGTTCCTTTCCCTTGGAATGATCCAAATATGAATGCAGCTTGGGTTCTGCCCTCTGCGTGTTGGCATCGGGGATCTAGCTTCTGCAATTCAAGTCGAAAACCCCAGCTGACTGAAGGAAACTGGAATGCAGTGCAGCCCCCCACACCCTTCTCAGAAAAGAACTTGATTCGCTCCTtcccagaaaaacaaaacagtgtgtgTTCTTTTTCCATCTCTCCGTTTGGAAAGGGGGGTTAACACCCaagccacctccacccccaacttGAGTTTGCAGCGATTTCTGGAGttctctccccccgcacccccgGCCGGGAAACTCCTACCGAGCTTTTCTGAGATCTGATCTGAAACAGCAAATTTATGTTTAACACATAGGAAGAGGAATTAACAAATGCCGATGTCTGCTGAGAATAAAACTACTAAAGTTTTGGTTAACTGCCACCCAGTAAAAGTCAAGACTTTGTAGCAGAGGGAATCTTGCCTGCTCTCAGTCTCCACTTCTCCCTATATCCCTTCTACACTTCTTTTCTGATGCAGGGCAACTCCTGTTCTGCGCTTGCATTAAGATGggcagctttcatttaaataggCACCTTGGTTTttacatttccagctgagaaatTAGAcatgcgtgtgagagagagagagagagagagagtgtgtgtgtgtgtgtgtgtgtgagagagagagagagagtgagtgagaaagAGTGGGTGTGTGAAAGGTAGtggttggggggatggaggggggaaagggTTCCCGAGTTATGCTTCCGTAGAAACAGTCTACAGCATCTGCAACGATCTTACACATGGGTTTGTCTTTTTGCTTTGCAGACCTAAAGATACCCTCttgcctcttctccctccccgccAACAAGTTTTActtttgaagaaagaaagaaagaaagaaagaaagaaagaaagaaagaaagaaagaaagaaagaaagaaagaaagaaagaaagaaagatccaACAACTGaactagaaaagaaaagaaaacttgtGTGAAGTTTCACAGAAGTTGGAAAGTGAACAGTAATATTAGCCCACTGATAAAGGAGGTGGCTGACTCGGTTGTAAAAATCAGCCCAGATGACAACATTCTCCAGTAGAACACATGTCCAGAGCTTACCTGTGTGcactgcccctcctcctgcctctctgtTATTAATCCCCAGGAACGtttctctctgccc comes from Lepidochelys kempii isolate rLepKem1 chromosome 21, rLepKem1.hap2, whole genome shotgun sequence and encodes:
- the PRELP gene encoding prolargin, which gives rise to MKAAFRLLLLLILVLISEVNGQRRKPGRKPGLKPARPTPEPVEPTELPPPLPPGPPSVFPDCPRECFCPPDFPSALYCDSRNLRKVPLIPPRIHYLYLQNNFIDSLPEESFKNATGLRWVNLDNNRIKKLDRRVMEQMESLVFLYMEKNQLKEVPSFLPANLEQLRLSRNQISKIPSGVFNKLEHLVLLDLHHNKLSDGVFNKNTFRGLKNLMQLNLAHNILRKLPPGLPSAVHQLFLDRNNIEDIPDDYFKEFPNLAFLRLNYNQISDKGLPKNSFNLSNLLVLQLAHNKLTNMPFINPKLEHLYLNDNSIERINGTQICPTSLVTFQDLSSDLENVPRLRYLRLDGNQLKPPIPLDLMMCFRLLQSVVF